Proteins encoded together in one Ictidomys tridecemlineatus isolate mIctTri1 chromosome 3, mIctTri1.hap1, whole genome shotgun sequence window:
- the Usp19 gene encoding ubiquitin carboxyl-terminal hydrolase 19 isoform X18, with translation MSGGASATGPRRGPPGLEEATSKKKQKDRANQESKDGDPRRGSVPTPQEEHTKEELLLDWGQNENEVIVKLRVGVGPLRLEEVVTVFTDTNCVVRLPGGRQWGGVLYAEMESSCAKVQSVKGGVLQLALPKKVPLLTWPSLLKKPLGTQELVPMLRCQENGQELSPIALDPGPEPRRAKQEARNQKRAQGRGEVGSGAGPGAQAGPSAKRAVHLCRGPEGEGSRDGPGPQGDAPPFLADPAPQVEAEEQLCVPPLNPQTCLLGSEKNLALLAGEKSVSPRNDPVSPAVAQIRDPGKDDHVKEEMTVATDAATLVDGKEPESMVNLAFVKNDSYEKGPDSVVVHVYVKEIHRDTSRVLFREQDFTLIFQTRDGNFLRLHPGCGPHTIFRWQVKLRNLIEPEHCTFCFTASRIDICLHKRQSQRWGGLEAPAARGAVGGAKVAVPTGPTPLDSTPPGGTPHPLTGQEEARAMEKDKSKARSEDTGLDGVVTRTTLEHVVPKPESHLASPKPTCMVPPMPHSPVSGDSVEEEEEEEKKVCLPGFTGLVNLGNTCFMNSVIQSLSNTRELRDFFHDRSFEAEINYNNPLGTGGRLAIGFAVLLRALWKGTHHAFQPSKLKAIVASKASQFTGYAQHDAQEFMAFLLDGLHEDLNRIQNKPYTETVDSDGRPDEVVAEEAWQRHKMRNDSFIVDLFQGQYKSKLVCPVCAKVSITFDPFLYLPVPLPQKQKVLPVFYFAREPHSKPIKFLVSVSKENSSVSEVLDSLSQSVHVKPENLRLAERPQVPSIPISKCAACQRKQQSEDEKLKRCTRCYRVGYCNQLCQKTHWPDHKGLCRPENIGYPFLVSVPASRLTYARLAQLLEGYARYSVSVFQPPFQPGRMALESQSPGCTTLLSNSSLEAGDSEKDSTQPPELQLVTSVAEGDMGVPQMWASPDRCPVPSTSGISSEMLTSGPIEGTSLPPVERVSRPEAAVPGYQHPSEAINAHTPQFFIYKIDASNREQRLEDKGETPLELGDDCSLALVWRNNERLQEFVLVDSKDLECAEDPGSAGEAARAGHFTLDQCLNLFTRPEVLAPEEAWYCPQCKQHREASKQLLLWRLPNVLIVQLKRFSFRSFIWRDKINDLVEFPVRNLDLSKFCIGQKEEQLPSYDLYAVINHYGGMIGGHYTACARLPNDRSSQRSDVGWRLFDDSTVTTVDESQVVTRYAYVLFYRRRNSPVERPPRAGHSEHHPDLGPAAEAAASQASRIWQELEAEEELVPEGPGPLGPWGPQDWVGPPPRGSTTPDEGCLRD, from the exons ATGTCTGGCGGGGCCAGTGCCACAGGCCCAAGGAGAGGGCCCCCAGGACTGGAGGAGGCCACTAGTAAGAAGAAGCAGAAGGATAGAGCAAACCAGGAGAGCAAGGATGGAGATCCTAGGAGAG GGTCAGTGCCCACTCCACAGGAGGAGCATACCAAAGAGG AGTTGTTGCTTGATTGGGGACAGAATGAAAATGAGGTAATTGTCAAGCTGCGTGTGGGAGTAGGTCCCTtgcggctggaggaggtggttacTGTTTTCACAGACACCAACTGTGTGGTGCGGCTTCCAG GTGGTCGGCAGTGGGGTGGTGTCCTTTATGCTGAAATGGAAAGTTCTTGCGCCAAAGTTCAGTCCGTTAAAGGTGGAGTCCTACAGCTGGCATTACCCAAGAAGGTGCCTCTGCTCACATGGCCCTCTCTCCTG AAGAAACCTCTAGGGACCCAGGAGCTGGTGCCCATGCTGCGGTGCCAGGAGAATGGGCAGGAACTGTCTCCCATTGCCCTGGACCCAGGCCCTGAGCCCCGCCGGGCTAAGCAGGAGGCCCGGAACCAGAAGCGGGCCCAGGGCCGTGGTGAGGTAGGCTCAGGGGCTGGCCCCGGGGCCCAGGCAGGGCCCAGCGCCAAGAGGGCTGTACATCTCTGCAGAGGGCCAGAGGGGGAAGGGTCCAGGGATGGCCCTGGACCCCAGGGTGATGCCCCACCCTTCCTGGCTGATCCAGCCCCCCAG GTTGAGGCTGAAGAACAGCTCTGTGTACCACCACTGAATCCGCAAACCTGCCTCCTAGGCTCAGAGAAGAATTTAGCCCTTTTGGCAGGAGAGAAGTCAGTGTCCCCCAGGAATGACCCAGTCTCCCCAGCAGTGGCCCAGATCAGAGACCCTGGGAAAGATGACCATGTCAAAGAAGAGATGACAGTAGCAACAGATGCCGCAACGTTGGTGGATGgtaaag AGCCTGAGTCCATGGTGAACCTGGCATTTGTCAAGAATGACTCATATGAGAAGGGCCCGGATTCAGTGGTGGTGCACGTGTATGTGAAGGAGATCCACAGGGATACCTCTCGAGTACTTTTCCGTGAACAGGACTTCACACTCATCTTCCAGACCAG GGATGGAAACTTCTTGAGGCTGCATCCGGGCTGTGGGCCCCACACCATCTTCCGTTGGCAGGTGAAGCTCAG GAACCTGATTGAGCCAGAACATTGTACCTTCTGTTTCACGGCCTCTCGCATTGACATCTGCCTCCATAAGCGTCAGAGTCAGCGTTGGGGGGGGCTGGAGGCCCCAGCTGCACGAG gtgcagtgggtggtGCAAAGGTTGCCGTGCCGACAGGTCCAACACCTCTGGATTCAACCCCTCCGGGAGGTACCCCTCACCCCCTAACAGGCCAGGAGGAAGCCCGGGCTATGGAGAAAGATAAATCCAAGGCTCGATCCGAGGACACAGGGCTGGATGGTGTGGTGACCCGCACAACCTTGGAGCATGTTGTCCCAAAGCCAGAGTCACACCTGGCCTCG CCCAAGCCCACATGTATGGTACCTCCAATGCCCCACAGCCCTGTGAGTGGAGATAgcgtggaagaggaggaggaggaagagaagaaggtgtGTCTGCCAGGTTTCACTGGTCTTGTCAACTTAGGCAACACTTGCTTCATGAACAGTGTCATTCAGTCTCTTTCCAACACTCGGGAACTTCGGGACTTCTTCCATG ACCGTTCCTTTGAGGCAGAGATCAACTACAACAACCCACTGGGGACAGGTGGACGTCTGGCCATTGGCTTTGCTGTGTTGCTCCGGGCCCTGTGGAAGGGCACTCACCATGCctttcagccttccaagttgaaG GCCATTGTGGCAAGCAAGGCCAGCCAGTTCACAGGCTATGCCCAGCATGATGCCCAGGAGTTCATGGCTTTCCTGCTGGATGGGCTACATGAGGACCTGAATCGAATCCAGAACAAGCCATACACGGAAACTGTGGACTCGGATGGACGGCCTGAtgag GTGGTGGCTGAGGAAGCATGGCAGCGGCACAAGATGAGGAACGATTCTTTCATTGTGGACCTATTTCAGGGCCAGTACAAGTCGAAGCTGGTGTGCCCTGTATGTGCCAAG GTCTCCATCACATTTGACCCGTTCCTTTATCTGCCGGTGCCCTTGCCACAAAAACAAAAGGTTCTCCCTGTCTTTTATTTTGCCCGAGAGCCACATAGCAAGCCTATCAAG TTCCTGGTGAGTGTTAGCAAGGAAAATTCCAGTGTGAGTGAAGTTTTGGATTCCCTCTCTCAGAGTGTCCATGTGAAACCTGAGAACCTGCGTCTGGCTGAG CGCCCCCAGGTGCCCAGCATCCCTATCTCCAAGTGTGCCGCCTGCCAGCGGAAGCAGCAGTCAGAGGATGAAAAACTGAAGCGATGTACCCGGTGCTACCGTGTGGGCTACTGCAACCA gCTCTGTCAGAAAACCCATTGGCCTGACCACAAGGGTCTCTGCCGCCCTGAGAACATTGGCTACCCCTTCCTGGTCAGTGTACCTGCCTCACGCCTCACTTATGCCCGTCTTGCTCAGCTGCTAGAGGGTTATGCGCG GTACTCTGTGAGTGTATTCCAGCCACCCTTCCAGCCTGGTCGCATGGCCTTGGAGTCTCAGAGCCCTGGCTGTACCACACTGCTCTCCAATAGCTCCCTGGAGGCTGGGGACAGCGAGAAGGACtccactcagcctcctgagctccagcTGGTGACCTCTGTGGCTGAAGGGGATATGGGGGTCCCCCAGATGTGGGCATCTCCTGATCGGTGCCCTGTGCCTAGCACCAGTGGAATTTCTTCTGAGATGCTGACTAGTGGGCCTATTGAGGGTACTTCTTTGCCTCCTGTCGAGAGGGTGTCCCGGCCTGAAG CTGCTGTGCCAGGATACCAACATCCAAGTGAAGCCATAAATGCCCACACACCCCagttcttcatctataaaattgaTGCATCTAACCGAGAGCAGCGGCTAGAGGATAAAG GGGAGACCCCACTGGAGTTGGGTGATGACTGTAGCCTGGCTCTGGTTTGGCGAAACAATGAGCGCCTGCAGGAGTTTGTGTTGGTAGACTCCAAGGACCTGGAATGTGCTGAGGACCCAGGCTCTGCTGGTGAGGCTGCTCGCGCTGGCCACTTCACCCTGGACCAGTGCCTCAACCTCTTCACACGGCCTGAGGTGCTGGCACCTGAGGAGGCCTG GTACTGCCCACAGTGCAAACAGCACCGTGAGGCCTCCAAGCAACTGTTGCTATGGCGCTTGCCAAATGTGCTCATTGTGCAGCTCAAGCGCTTCTCCTTTCGTAGTTTTATCTGGCGTGATAAGATCAATGACTTGGTGGAGTTCCCGGTTCG GAACCTAGATCTGAGCAAGTTCTGTATTGGTCAGAAAGAGGAGCAGTTGCCCAGCTACGACCTGTATGCTGTCATCAACCACTATGGAGGCATGATTGGTGGCCACTACACGGCCTGCGCACGCCTGCCCAATGATCGCAGCAGCCAGCGCAGTGACGTGG GCTGGCGCTTATTTGATGACAGCACAGTGACGACAGTAGACGAGAGCCAGGTTGTGACACGTTATGCCTATGTACTCTTCTACCGCCGACGGAACTCTCCTGTGGAGAGGCCCCCAAGGGCAGGTCACTCTGAGCACCACCCAGACCTAGGCCCTGCAGCTGAGGCTGCTGCTAGCCAG GCTTCCCGGATTTGGCAGGAGCTCGAGGCCGAGGAGGAGCTGGTGCCTGAAGGGCCGGGGCCCCTGGGCCCATGGGGGCCCCAAGACTGGGTGGGCCCCCCGCCACGTGGCTCTACCACACCAGACGAGGGCTGCCTTCG GGACTAG
- the Usp19 gene encoding ubiquitin carboxyl-terminal hydrolase 19 isoform X7: protein MSGGASATGPRRGPPGLEEATSKKKQKDRANQESKDGDPRRGSVPTPQEEHTKEELLLDWGQNENEVIVKLRVGVGPLRLEEVVTVFTDTNCVVRLPGGRQWGGVLYAEMESSCAKVQSVKGGVLQLALPKKVPLLTWPSLLKKPLGTQELVPMLRCQENGQELSPIALDPGPEPRRAKQEARNQKRAQGRGEVGSGAGPGAQAGPSAKRAVHLCRGPEGEGSRDGPGPQGDAPPFLADPAPQVEAEEQLCVPPLNPQTCLLGSEKNLALLAGEKSVSPRNDPVSPAVAQIRDPGKDDHVKEEMTVATDAATLVDGKEPESMVNLAFVKNDSYEKGPDSVVVHVYVKEIHRDTSRVLFREQDFTLIFQTRDGNFLRLHPGCGPHTIFRWQVKLRNLIEPEHCTFCFTASRIDICLHKRQSQRWGGLEAPAARGAVGGAKVAVPTGPTPLDSTPPGGTPHPLTGQEEARAMEKDKSKARSEDTGLDGVVTRTTLEHVVPKPESHLASPKPTCMVPPMPHSPVSGDSVEEEEEEEKKVCLPGFTGLVNLGNTCFMNSVIQSLSNTRELRDFFHDRSFEAEINYNNPLGTGGRLAIGFAVLLRALWKGTHHAFQPSKLKAIVASKASQFTGYAQHDAQEFMAFLLDGLHEDLNRIQNKPYTETVDSDGRPDEVVAEEAWQRHKMRNDSFIVDLFQGQYKSKLVCPVCAKVSITFDPFLYLPVPLPQKQKVLPVFYFAREPHSKPIKFLVSVSKENSSVSEVLDSLSQSVHVKPENLRLAEVIKNRFHRIFLPSHSLDTVSPSDMLLCFELLSPELAKERVVVLEVQQRPQVPSIPISKCAACQRKQQSEDEKLKRCTRCYRVGYCNQLCQKTHWPDHKGLCRPENIGYPFLVSVPASRLTYARLAQLLEGYARYSVSVFQPPFQPGRMALESQSPGCTTLLSNSSLEAGDSEKDSTQPPELQLVTSVAEGDMGVPQMWASPDRCPVPSTSGISSEMLTSGPIEGTSLPPVERVSRPEAAVPGYQHPSEAINAHTPQFFIYKIDASNREQRLEDKGETPLELGDDCSLALVWRNNERLQEFVLVDSKDLECAEDPGSAGEAARAGHFTLDQCLNLFTRPEVLAPEEAWYCPQCKQHREASKQLLLWRLPNVLIVQLKRFSFRSFIWRDKINDLVEFPVRNLDLSKFCIGQKEEQLPSYDLYAVINHYGGMIGGHYTACARLPNDRSSQRSDVGWRLFDDSTVTTVDESQVVTRYAYVLFYRRRNSPVERPPRAGHSEHHPDLGPAAEAAASQASRIWQELEAEEELVPEGPGPLGPWGPQDWVGPPPRGSTTPDEGCLRD from the exons ATGTCTGGCGGGGCCAGTGCCACAGGCCCAAGGAGAGGGCCCCCAGGACTGGAGGAGGCCACTAGTAAGAAGAAGCAGAAGGATAGAGCAAACCAGGAGAGCAAGGATGGAGATCCTAGGAGAG GGTCAGTGCCCACTCCACAGGAGGAGCATACCAAAGAGG AGTTGTTGCTTGATTGGGGACAGAATGAAAATGAGGTAATTGTCAAGCTGCGTGTGGGAGTAGGTCCCTtgcggctggaggaggtggttacTGTTTTCACAGACACCAACTGTGTGGTGCGGCTTCCAG GTGGTCGGCAGTGGGGTGGTGTCCTTTATGCTGAAATGGAAAGTTCTTGCGCCAAAGTTCAGTCCGTTAAAGGTGGAGTCCTACAGCTGGCATTACCCAAGAAGGTGCCTCTGCTCACATGGCCCTCTCTCCTG AAGAAACCTCTAGGGACCCAGGAGCTGGTGCCCATGCTGCGGTGCCAGGAGAATGGGCAGGAACTGTCTCCCATTGCCCTGGACCCAGGCCCTGAGCCCCGCCGGGCTAAGCAGGAGGCCCGGAACCAGAAGCGGGCCCAGGGCCGTGGTGAGGTAGGCTCAGGGGCTGGCCCCGGGGCCCAGGCAGGGCCCAGCGCCAAGAGGGCTGTACATCTCTGCAGAGGGCCAGAGGGGGAAGGGTCCAGGGATGGCCCTGGACCCCAGGGTGATGCCCCACCCTTCCTGGCTGATCCAGCCCCCCAG GTTGAGGCTGAAGAACAGCTCTGTGTACCACCACTGAATCCGCAAACCTGCCTCCTAGGCTCAGAGAAGAATTTAGCCCTTTTGGCAGGAGAGAAGTCAGTGTCCCCCAGGAATGACCCAGTCTCCCCAGCAGTGGCCCAGATCAGAGACCCTGGGAAAGATGACCATGTCAAAGAAGAGATGACAGTAGCAACAGATGCCGCAACGTTGGTGGATGgtaaag AGCCTGAGTCCATGGTGAACCTGGCATTTGTCAAGAATGACTCATATGAGAAGGGCCCGGATTCAGTGGTGGTGCACGTGTATGTGAAGGAGATCCACAGGGATACCTCTCGAGTACTTTTCCGTGAACAGGACTTCACACTCATCTTCCAGACCAG GGATGGAAACTTCTTGAGGCTGCATCCGGGCTGTGGGCCCCACACCATCTTCCGTTGGCAGGTGAAGCTCAG GAACCTGATTGAGCCAGAACATTGTACCTTCTGTTTCACGGCCTCTCGCATTGACATCTGCCTCCATAAGCGTCAGAGTCAGCGTTGGGGGGGGCTGGAGGCCCCAGCTGCACGAG gtgcagtgggtggtGCAAAGGTTGCCGTGCCGACAGGTCCAACACCTCTGGATTCAACCCCTCCGGGAGGTACCCCTCACCCCCTAACAGGCCAGGAGGAAGCCCGGGCTATGGAGAAAGATAAATCCAAGGCTCGATCCGAGGACACAGGGCTGGATGGTGTGGTGACCCGCACAACCTTGGAGCATGTTGTCCCAAAGCCAGAGTCACACCTGGCCTCG CCCAAGCCCACATGTATGGTACCTCCAATGCCCCACAGCCCTGTGAGTGGAGATAgcgtggaagaggaggaggaggaagagaagaaggtgtGTCTGCCAGGTTTCACTGGTCTTGTCAACTTAGGCAACACTTGCTTCATGAACAGTGTCATTCAGTCTCTTTCCAACACTCGGGAACTTCGGGACTTCTTCCATG ACCGTTCCTTTGAGGCAGAGATCAACTACAACAACCCACTGGGGACAGGTGGACGTCTGGCCATTGGCTTTGCTGTGTTGCTCCGGGCCCTGTGGAAGGGCACTCACCATGCctttcagccttccaagttgaaG GCCATTGTGGCAAGCAAGGCCAGCCAGTTCACAGGCTATGCCCAGCATGATGCCCAGGAGTTCATGGCTTTCCTGCTGGATGGGCTACATGAGGACCTGAATCGAATCCAGAACAAGCCATACACGGAAACTGTGGACTCGGATGGACGGCCTGAtgag GTGGTGGCTGAGGAAGCATGGCAGCGGCACAAGATGAGGAACGATTCTTTCATTGTGGACCTATTTCAGGGCCAGTACAAGTCGAAGCTGGTGTGCCCTGTATGTGCCAAG GTCTCCATCACATTTGACCCGTTCCTTTATCTGCCGGTGCCCTTGCCACAAAAACAAAAGGTTCTCCCTGTCTTTTATTTTGCCCGAGAGCCACATAGCAAGCCTATCAAG TTCCTGGTGAGTGTTAGCAAGGAAAATTCCAGTGTGAGTGAAGTTTTGGATTCCCTCTCTCAGAGTGTCCATGTGAAACCTGAGAACCTGCGTCTGGCTGAG GTAATTAAGAATCGCTTCCATCGCATATTCCTGCCCTCTCACTCATTGGACACTGTGTCCCCATCTGACATGCTTCTCTGCTTTGAGCTGCTGTCCCCAGAGTTAGCTAAGGAACGGGTAGTGGTGCTAGAAGTACAACAG CGCCCCCAGGTGCCCAGCATCCCTATCTCCAAGTGTGCCGCCTGCCAGCGGAAGCAGCAGTCAGAGGATGAAAAACTGAAGCGATGTACCCGGTGCTACCGTGTGGGCTACTGCAACCA gCTCTGTCAGAAAACCCATTGGCCTGACCACAAGGGTCTCTGCCGCCCTGAGAACATTGGCTACCCCTTCCTGGTCAGTGTACCTGCCTCACGCCTCACTTATGCCCGTCTTGCTCAGCTGCTAGAGGGTTATGCGCG GTACTCTGTGAGTGTATTCCAGCCACCCTTCCAGCCTGGTCGCATGGCCTTGGAGTCTCAGAGCCCTGGCTGTACCACACTGCTCTCCAATAGCTCCCTGGAGGCTGGGGACAGCGAGAAGGACtccactcagcctcctgagctccagcTGGTGACCTCTGTGGCTGAAGGGGATATGGGGGTCCCCCAGATGTGGGCATCTCCTGATCGGTGCCCTGTGCCTAGCACCAGTGGAATTTCTTCTGAGATGCTGACTAGTGGGCCTATTGAGGGTACTTCTTTGCCTCCTGTCGAGAGGGTGTCCCGGCCTGAAG CTGCTGTGCCAGGATACCAACATCCAAGTGAAGCCATAAATGCCCACACACCCCagttcttcatctataaaattgaTGCATCTAACCGAGAGCAGCGGCTAGAGGATAAAG GGGAGACCCCACTGGAGTTGGGTGATGACTGTAGCCTGGCTCTGGTTTGGCGAAACAATGAGCGCCTGCAGGAGTTTGTGTTGGTAGACTCCAAGGACCTGGAATGTGCTGAGGACCCAGGCTCTGCTGGTGAGGCTGCTCGCGCTGGCCACTTCACCCTGGACCAGTGCCTCAACCTCTTCACACGGCCTGAGGTGCTGGCACCTGAGGAGGCCTG GTACTGCCCACAGTGCAAACAGCACCGTGAGGCCTCCAAGCAACTGTTGCTATGGCGCTTGCCAAATGTGCTCATTGTGCAGCTCAAGCGCTTCTCCTTTCGTAGTTTTATCTGGCGTGATAAGATCAATGACTTGGTGGAGTTCCCGGTTCG GAACCTAGATCTGAGCAAGTTCTGTATTGGTCAGAAAGAGGAGCAGTTGCCCAGCTACGACCTGTATGCTGTCATCAACCACTATGGAGGCATGATTGGTGGCCACTACACGGCCTGCGCACGCCTGCCCAATGATCGCAGCAGCCAGCGCAGTGACGTGG GCTGGCGCTTATTTGATGACAGCACAGTGACGACAGTAGACGAGAGCCAGGTTGTGACACGTTATGCCTATGTACTCTTCTACCGCCGACGGAACTCTCCTGTGGAGAGGCCCCCAAGGGCAGGTCACTCTGAGCACCACCCAGACCTAGGCCCTGCAGCTGAGGCTGCTGCTAGCCAG GCTTCCCGGATTTGGCAGGAGCTCGAGGCCGAGGAGGAGCTGGTGCCTGAAGGGCCGGGGCCCCTGGGCCCATGGGGGCCCCAAGACTGGGTGGGCCCCCCGCCACGTGGCTCTACCACACCAGACGAGGGCTGCCTTCG GGACTAG